Within the Emticicia oligotrophica DSM 17448 genome, the region GGTTGAAAACGATAAGAAGCGGTTCCTACCATACTTACAATGCTTCCATCATAATATTGACCAATTAATGGCTGAAAGTTAACCGAAAATTTCTTCCTCAAATCAGAAACATAATTAGCCGAGAAATTATAATAAGTATAACTTGTTCCTTTCTTCAAAGAAGGAAGTGTTCTATTACTTCGGAGTGCGTCAAAATCATTAAACAGATATGTATAATTTTGATTTAAAGTCATTAATATATTCGCTGAATTCTGGAATCCTAACAACAAGAATGGACCTGCTTGGCGGTCTGTTACTCCAAGCCCAGGTTGACTATATTGGTCATAAGCAACACCGTAGCTAATTCTATTAAAAGTTCTCGACTTAGGAAAAATATTAAACCCAATAGTAGGATTGATGTGAAAAAAGTTTTTGCGAGGAACAAAGCCTACTTCTGCATCAAAACCTTTACCTACCCAATCATGCGACCACTTCGCAATTAGTTTTCTAACACTATAGTTTAGACTAAAACCATGAGCAAACTTCTCATTCACACTAATCGGACTGAAAACCTGATGATAATACAGTTTTCCATTCCAACGATTATCTTTAGATGCTAAATTATACTCCAAACCAGCCACACGGTTATAAGCATTTACGCCCTTACTTAGCTCCTTACCTAAAACTTCTTTGTTAACAAAAATTGCAGCAATATTCGAACGACCAAACACTCTTCTTTGCAAAGCCGCTACCGAATAATTCATACTGGCAATGCCCTTATACGAGTCAGCAGCCGTTTGCGTATTCAATACTCCTACCCTCCAGTTATCATCTATTTTACCACTAATTCTTGCACCATAGGTAATTCTATTTTGCACGCTCAAGTTTGTGGTAGTATCAATGCCTATACCAATTTGTCTTGAAAAGAAGGGGCTTACAATTTGGTTACCCGCGGCACTCACACCTAACGAACCCGCTGGTGGAACAAATGGGTTGGTATTATAGCCACCAAATCCAGTAAATAAGTCAGAGTTTTCTAAGAAAAACTGACGCTGTTCTGGAAAATTTACATCAAAGCGTGTAAGATTGATAACCTGACGGTCGGCCTCTACATTTGAAAAGTCAGGATTAAAGGTCAAATCTAGGTTCAATCCTGATGTAACTGCCACCTTAGCATCACCACCAAAATTGAGTTTATTTCCTGCATTTGGGTTTTCTGGATGTTCAAAGTCACGCGTGCTTCCAGCAGAAACATAAGGAATAATAGAAATATTTGCTCCTGCTTTTTTTAGTGGTTGTTCAAACTTAATTGGCATCGAATACCCTAAATTCATAATGATTTGGTTTTGTGGAATCCGCATCAAAGTTGATTGTTCATTACTCTGAGTATCAAAACGATACGCCTTGAAATTCCACTGGCTATTTCCATCTTTAAAACGTAATGTAGAAAAAGGAATCGCCAATTCACAAGTCCAATAATCATCATAAATTTTTGTTACGGCCTCCCACTTGTTATCCCAATATATATTAAAATATTCATTGGCGGTTCCACCATTATAAAGTAAGGCTTCACGCATAACGCCATAGGGATTTATTCCGAACAAAAAGCTATTAGTTTTATCGTTGAAAGTATCAAACAAAAAACTTACGTTATCGTTTCCACCAGCTCTAAAATCTCTACGAAACGAAGGAGTAACATATTTTTTTCCTGCTGAATACATTTTTGCAGCTATATAAACATTCTTTGAATCATAGCAAAGCATAATTTCGGTTTGATATTTGGCTTTAATGCTATCCTTCGGAAAAAACTGCCAAAACGATGGCATTTTTTCGGCATTTTGCCAAGCAGGCTCATCAAAAACACCATCAAGTTTGATTTTTTCATTTAAAACTTTGACAGTAGGAATGTGCTGGGCTTTTGCTTGTATAAAAAATGTAAAAAATAAAATTAAAAGGAAAAGTCTATTCATATCTACGAGGAGCGTTAAAATAAGATACAAAAATACGTGTTTTATTTACACTTTTACGTTGATATTTTTACTTATTTTATGGTTATATTGTTCATTATTAATTATTTTTCAAAAAAAACTTATTCTGTCATAACTTTGCTCAATAAAGTGCAATTATCCAAATTCAAACCAAGTACATTTAACTGATTTTCACCAAATTATACCATAAAAACAAACATAACATTCATGAAATATTTATCTTTTTTTGCGGCTCTTAGCCTTTTTTTTAATACAATTTCTTACGCACAGGCACCAGCAGAAAAACACCTAACTAATATCCGACAACTTACTTTTGGTGGCAATAATGCAGAAGCCTATTTTAGTCGCGATAGTAAATACATCAGTTTTCAATCAGATAACCCCGCTTGGGGACTTTCGTGTGACCAAATATTTTACATGGACGTTACAAAAGGATTAAAAGACCCCAAAGTTCGACCTAATTTTATTAGTACAAGTTTCGGCCGCACAACTTGTAGTTTCTTTATGCCTAACGGAAAGGAAATTCTTTATGCAAGTACGCATGAAAGCGGCGGACACGCTTGTCCACCAGTGCCTGATATGGGCAAAAAATATCTTTGGGCAATCTATGACAGTTTTGATATCTATGTGGCTGATTTAAAAGGAAAAGTAAAAAAACGCCTCACTAATACCCCGGGCTATGATGCAGAAGCTACCGTATCGCCCGATGGTAAAAAAATTGTGTTTACCAGTACAAGAAACGGCGATTTGGATTTATATATCATGGATATTGATGGCAAAAATGTCAAGCAGATTACACACGAGCTTGGTTATGATGGCGGTGCATTTTTCTCGCCAGATAGTAAAAAATTAGTATTCCGTGCTTCTCGTTTTTCAACTGAAGAAGAAAAAACAGAATATAAAGAAAATCTTAAGAAGAATTTGGTTGCCCCAACCAACATGGAGATTTTCACTTGTAATATTGATGGCAGTGATTTAAAGCAAATTACCAAGTTAGGTAAGGCCAACTGGGCCCCTTATTTTACACCTAAAGGAGATAAAATTATTTTTGCTTCGAATCATCACTCACAACGTGGATATGATTTCCAGCTTTATATGATTAATATTGATGGAACTGGACTTGAAAAAATTACAACTGAAAGTAATTTCAATGCCTTTCCAATGTTTAGTTATGATGGTAAAAAGTTGATTTTTAGCTCAAATCGCAATAATGGTGGTACTCGTGATACAAATCTTTTTATTGCTGATTGGGTAGATTAAAAACTTAAAATTATTGTAAATATGAGTCATCCCGAATTTTTCAAAGCCCCTTCGAGATAACTTACTAATAAGATTTGGTTTATTCTTTGAGTAAAACTATAAGCCAAACGAGAATCTAAAATAATTAAAAGAATGGCCATTGTTGAAAACATACAGTTTATTGAAAAAGAAATTGCAGGAAAGGATATTACCTTAGTGGCAGTATCAAAAACAAAGCCAGTAGAAATGCTCATGGAGGCTTACAATGCTGGTTTTAAACGATTTGGAGAAAATTATGTACAAGAATTAGTAGGTAAGTATGAAGAAATGCCCAAAGATATTGAATGGCATTTTATTGGACACCTACAATCGAATAAAGTAAAATATATCGCTCCTTTTGTGAGTCTTATTCATTCTGTTGATAGTTTCAAATTATTGCAAGAAATCAATAAGCAAGGAGCGAAGAATAATCGTGTAATTGATTGTTTATTACAAATCTATATTGCCGAAGAAGATACCAAAAGTGGTATGACAGAAGAAGAATGTTTGGAAATTCTTAAACCAGAAGTTTTGGGGCAACTTTCGAATATTAAAATTGCAGGTTTAATGGGAATGACAACCCTTACCGATGATGAAGTTCAAATTAGAAAGGAGTTCAAGAAACTAAAAGACTTTTATAACTCTATTATTAGTGAAAACTCTTCACTACAAATCCTTTCAATGGGTATGAGTGGAGATTATACAATTGCTATCGAAGAAGGAAGTACAATGATTAGAGTTGGAAGCAAGATATTTGGAGAAAGAATCTATCAAAAATAGTTCTTTGATATTTAATTTTGTGCCAAATTTAAAAAATATGGCACAAAATTAACAAAATCAACCAACTTGAAAGCATCTCATACTGATACTTCCCATTTCTACTCCCTCATAAGTATATTTAATTGTTTCCTTCGCATTTATCAAGCCAGCACTATAAATCATCGGTAAATAGTGGTCATAAGATGGGTGTGCGATAGTGCCTAAACTGCCAAATGCTTTAAAGTCGGCCAACTCAGCAAACTGTTGGTTATCTAACTTTTTCTTTACAATTGCATCAAATTCAACCGCCCAATCATAAGGTGTAGGATTATTGTCTCCCCATTTTACTTGTCGTAGATTATGTACGATATTTCCACTTGAAAGAATCAAAACACCTTTATTTCTAAGATTTTGTAATTCTTTAGCCAATTCAAAATGATATTGTGGAGGCTTAGAAAAATCAATACTCATCTGAAAAGTTGGGATATTAGCAGCCGGATAAATATGACGCAACACTGACCAAGCACCGTGGTCGAGTCCCATTTGATGCTCTTCTAAAATACCAATAGACTTTACCTCTTTAATCACCTCACGAGCCATTTCGGGAGAACCTTTGGGCTCGTATTTAACTTTATAAAGTGCTTCGGGAAAACCTCCAAAATCATAAATTGTTTTGGGCGAAGGATTTACCGAAACATACGTCTTGTTCATGGTCAACCAATGGGCAGAAATGACTAAAATTGCCCTTGGTGTTTCAATAGTTTTACCTAAAAGAGCTAAACTATCTGTAAATTTATTATCTGCCAAGGCATTCATCGGGCTACCGTGTCCGATAAATACAACGGGCATTTTATCAGATTTCGGAAACTCATCCGAAATCGTTTTTAATTCGTGTAAGTTCATATTTGTAAATGGCAAAATACCAATTGTTTTCAAGAAATCATTACGATTCATAGTGTTTGTCAGTGAGATAAAAAATCGAATTCTTAAACTATTAATCCTCCAAAACACCAAACTTTCCTTTTGCTAAATCATCGTAAGCTTGAATGATTTCTGCACGCGTATTCATCAAAAATGGTCCATAAGGAACAATTGGCTCATTGATTGGCTCTCCACTTAAAACAAGCAAAACCGCATCTTCAAGAGCCTCAAGTTTTATGTCAGTTCCATCATTTCTGAGTAAAATAAAGTTATCAGTTGGAGCAGTTTCTGTATCATTTACTCTAACACTTCCTTCAATCACCACAATTCCTGTATTATGTTTTTCAGCAAGTGATAATTCAGCAACTGCACCTTTTTTGATACGTACATTATACATATTAATAGATGTAAAAGTTGAAGCCGCACCTTTAATTCCTTTGTGTTCACCAGCAATTACTTCAATAACACCTTGATTATCTGGTAAGTAATATTTGCCTAATTGACTATTTACAATGCCCTGATACTTTGGCGTTGTCATCTTATCTTTTGCTGGAAGATTCACCCACAATTGAACCATCTGAAAAGGACCACCAGCTTTACTATACTCTTTGTCATGGTATTCTTTATGTAAAACCCCGCTTCCAGCGGTCATCCATTGTACATCACCTTCTCCAATAACCCCACTATTACCACTACTATCGTGATGAGCAACTTTACCGTGATAAGCAATCGTTACGGTTTCGAAACCTCTGTGTGGATGTACACCTACTCCTCTTGGTTCATCTTTTGGTGTAAACTCAATTTTTGAGTTATAATCTAATAAAAAGAATGGACTCATTCGATGAAGGCCCATTTGGTAGCCACTTGGAAAGAAATTATGAACTCTAAATCCATCGCCTACCATGTGTGTGGCAGGGGGCGGCAATATTTGCTGAACTGATTTTATATTTTCCATTTTATTGGTTATTCAATACTTACAACTACATTATATGTATATACAACTAATTTTATTATTCAAGAGTTCCTCCACGTTATTTATTTTATTTAACTTCACAAAAATTAATAAATTCTATTCAATCCTCTATCCAAAACTATGAAATTAAAATTATTTATTGTGCTGGTAATAAGTGTACTAGTTGCAAAAAGTACACAAATTATTGCTCAAACACATGACTCTAACGCCAAGCAAATACCAATTGGCGGTAATGCTTGGACCTACAATGGCGGAAAAATTAGTGAACAAGGATTTTCTGATTGGGAGAATACCTCTACAATTTGTCGCACTTATTTTAAAACCTCCCAACAAGGCACTTTGAAACTTTCAATAATAATCAACACCAATGGTAGTAAAAGTAAATTAAAGGTAAGTATTCAAGGTAAATCAATTGAAATTATTGCCGAAAATAACACCGAAAAAGAA harbors:
- a CDS encoding DUF5916 domain-containing protein, with product MNRLFLLILFFTFFIQAKAQHIPTVKVLNEKIKLDGVFDEPAWQNAEKMPSFWQFFPKDSIKAKYQTEIMLCYDSKNVYIAAKMYSAGKKYVTPSFRRDFRAGGNDNVSFLFDTFNDKTNSFLFGINPYGVMREALLYNGGTANEYFNIYWDNKWEAVTKIYDDYWTCELAIPFSTLRFKDGNSQWNFKAYRFDTQSNEQSTLMRIPQNQIIMNLGYSMPIKFEQPLKKAGANISIIPYVSAGSTRDFEHPENPNAGNKLNFGGDAKVAVTSGLNLDLTFNPDFSNVEADRQVINLTRFDVNFPEQRQFFLENSDLFTGFGGYNTNPFVPPAGSLGVSAAGNQIVSPFFSRQIGIGIDTTTNLSVQNRITYGARISGKIDDNWRVGVLNTQTAADSYKGIASMNYSVAALQRRVFGRSNIAAIFVNKEVLGKELSKGVNAYNRVAGLEYNLASKDNRWNGKLYYHQVFSPISVNEKFAHGFSLNYSVRKLIAKWSHDWVGKGFDAEVGFVPRKNFFHINPTIGFNIFPKSRTFNRISYGVAYDQYSQPGLGVTDRQAGPFLLLGFQNSANILMTLNQNYTYLFNDFDALRSNRTLPSLKKGTSYTYYNFSANYVSDLRKKFSVNFQPLIGQYYDGSIVSMVGTASYRFQPYGFLSVNFSYNDIHLSTGSNKVYLFGPKFDLTFSKSLFWTSYVQYNSQIKNVNVNSRLQWRFAPVSDFFLVYTDNYNSEAWMPKNRAILAKVTYWLNL
- a CDS encoding TolB family protein is translated as MKYLSFFAALSLFFNTISYAQAPAEKHLTNIRQLTFGGNNAEAYFSRDSKYISFQSDNPAWGLSCDQIFYMDVTKGLKDPKVRPNFISTSFGRTTCSFFMPNGKEILYASTHESGGHACPPVPDMGKKYLWAIYDSFDIYVADLKGKVKKRLTNTPGYDAEATVSPDGKKIVFTSTRNGDLDLYIMDIDGKNVKQITHELGYDGGAFFSPDSKKLVFRASRFSTEEEKTEYKENLKKNLVAPTNMEIFTCNIDGSDLKQITKLGKANWAPYFTPKGDKIIFASNHHSQRGYDFQLYMINIDGTGLEKITTESNFNAFPMFSYDGKKLIFSSNRNNGGTRDTNLFIADWVD
- a CDS encoding YggS family pyridoxal phosphate-dependent enzyme, with the translated sequence MAIVENIQFIEKEIAGKDITLVAVSKTKPVEMLMEAYNAGFKRFGENYVQELVGKYEEMPKDIEWHFIGHLQSNKVKYIAPFVSLIHSVDSFKLLQEINKQGAKNNRVIDCLLQIYIAEEDTKSGMTEEECLEILKPEVLGQLSNIKIAGLMGMTTLTDDEVQIRKEFKKLKDFYNSIISENSSLQILSMGMSGDYTIAIEEGSTMIRVGSKIFGERIYQK
- the ygiD gene encoding 4,5-DOPA-extradiol-dioxygenase, with the protein product MNRNDFLKTIGILPFTNMNLHELKTISDEFPKSDKMPVVFIGHGSPMNALADNKFTDSLALLGKTIETPRAILVISAHWLTMNKTYVSVNPSPKTIYDFGGFPEALYKVKYEPKGSPEMAREVIKEVKSIGILEEHQMGLDHGAWSVLRHIYPAANIPTFQMSIDFSKPPQYHFELAKELQNLRNKGVLILSSGNIVHNLRQVKWGDNNPTPYDWAVEFDAIVKKKLDNQQFAELADFKAFGSLGTIAHPSYDHYLPMIYSAGLINAKETIKYTYEGVEMGSISMRCFQVG
- a CDS encoding pirin family protein, with amino-acid sequence MENIKSVQQILPPPATHMVGDGFRVHNFFPSGYQMGLHRMSPFFLLDYNSKIEFTPKDEPRGVGVHPHRGFETVTIAYHGKVAHHDSSGNSGVIGEGDVQWMTAGSGVLHKEYHDKEYSKAGGPFQMVQLWVNLPAKDKMTTPKYQGIVNSQLGKYYLPDNQGVIEVIAGEHKGIKGAASTFTSINMYNVRIKKGAVAELSLAEKHNTGIVVIEGSVRVNDTETAPTDNFILLRNDGTDIKLEALEDAVLLVLSGEPINEPIVPYGPFLMNTRAEIIQAYDDLAKGKFGVLED